In Vicugna pacos chromosome 1, VicPac4, whole genome shotgun sequence, a single window of DNA contains:
- the RTP2 gene encoding receptor-transporting protein 2, with the protein MCTSLTTCEWKKVFYEKMEVAKPADSWELIIDPNLKPNELAPGWKQYLEQHASGRFHCTWCWHTWQSPHVVILFHMHLDRAQRAGSVRMRVFKQLCYECGTARLDESSMLEENIESLVDNLISSLREQCYDEAGGQYRILVAARPDSGSHRGEFCEACQEGIVHWKPSEKLLEEEATFSGASKSRAQEALGYNFFSLRWCLFWASLCLLVVYLQFSFRSSAFL; encoded by the exons ATGTGTACCAGCCTGACCACTTGCGAGTGGAAAAAAGTCTTCTATGAGAAGATGGAGGTGGCAAAGCCGGCTGACAGCTGGGAACTCATCATAGACCCCAACCTCAAGCCCAATGAGCTGGCCCCCGGCTGGAAGCAGTACCTGGAGCAGCACGCCTCGGGCAG GTTCCACTGCACCTGGTGCTGGCACACCTGGCAGTCGCCCCACGTGGTCATCCTCTTCCACATGCACCTGGACCGCGCCCAGCGGGCGGGCTCGGTGCGCATGCGCGTCTTCAAGCAGCTGTGCTACGAGTGCGGCACGGCGCGGCTGGACGAGTCGAGCATGCTGGAGGAGAACATCGAGAGCCTGGTGGACAACCTCATCAGCAGCCTGCGCGAGCAGTGCTACGACGAGGCCGGCGGCCAGTACCGCATCCTCGTGGCCGCCCGCCCGGACAGCGGGTCGCACCGCGGCGAGTTCTGCGAGGCCTGCCAGGAGGGCATCGTGCACTGGAAGCCCAGCGAGAAGCTGCTGGAGGAGGAGGCGACCTTCTCGGGTGCCTCCAAGTCAAGGGCCCAGGAGGCCTTGGGCTACAACTTCTTCTCCCTTCGCTGGTGCCTCTTCTGGGCCTCCCTCTGCCTGCTCGTTGTCTATCTGCAGTTCTCTTTCCGAAGCTCTGCCTTCCTTTAG